A stretch of Synechococcus sp. WH 8020 DNA encodes these proteins:
- a CDS encoding ZIP family metal transporter: protein MSGMALKPLLVVVVVLVSLAAGRSAIRAKGSDLHKPALGFGEAFAAGIFLGAGLIHMLGDAEGAFVAANVNYPFAMVFCGAVMLLLLWIEHLANQSSESPAGNKKLVAFSAVLMLSIHSLLMGAAFGISISAALTMVIFVAVLAHKGSASFALGLELSRSQFSLSSVWCLFMFFFAMFPLGALLGQSVSGAAKAYPLVEASISAVAAGTFLFFGTLHGLATSPMIVRCCNQREFVGAVAGFTLMAVVAIWT from the coding sequence ATGTCTGGTATGGCCTTGAAACCGCTGTTGGTCGTAGTTGTCGTCCTTGTTTCTCTTGCAGCTGGCAGATCTGCCATACGAGCTAAGGGTTCCGATCTTCATAAACCAGCCCTAGGTTTTGGCGAAGCTTTCGCTGCTGGGATTTTTCTTGGAGCTGGGCTCATTCATATGCTTGGCGATGCTGAGGGAGCTTTTGTCGCTGCAAACGTCAACTACCCCTTCGCAATGGTCTTCTGTGGTGCTGTGATGTTGCTACTGCTCTGGATCGAACATCTGGCTAATCAGAGCAGTGAAAGCCCAGCAGGAAACAAAAAGCTTGTAGCTTTTTCGGCTGTGCTGATGCTTTCAATTCACTCGCTGTTGATGGGTGCTGCTTTTGGAATATCAATATCAGCTGCATTGACAATGGTGATTTTTGTTGCAGTTCTTGCTCACAAAGGTTCTGCAAGTTTTGCCTTAGGTCTTGAGCTAAGCAGGTCTCAATTTTCTTTATCGTCTGTTTGGTGCTTGTTTATGTTTTTTTTTGCGATGTTTCCGCTTGGTGCCTTGCTTGGCCAGTCCGTGAGCGGAGCAGCTAAGGCCTATCCTTTGGTTGAAGCTTCAATTAGTGCTGTAGCTGCTGGAACATTTTTATTTTTTGGTACGTTGCATGGTTTAGCTACCAGTCCAATGATCGTTCGTTGTTGTAATCAGAGGGAATTTGTTGGAGCGGTTGCTGGATTTACTTTGATGGCAGTTGTGGCTATATGGACATAA
- a CDS encoding cysteine hydrolase — protein sequence MSTLPSRNIALLLIGFQRDYFDPDGILFSVVEESHRISGTLEHTIQLIDSIIDSPVTIVNTPIVFSETYHEIENPMGILKAIKDAEAFKSGTPGAETIPQIAKYGDRIDVIPGKKGFNAFSNTELKDLLEKKGIERLVIAGCVTSLCVNATALAAKENGFEVTILSDCTSGRTPVEQDMFCKEIFPLFTDVIDHNQFANGILRDSD from the coding sequence ATGTCTACACTGCCTTCGCGTAATATTGCTTTACTACTTATTGGCTTTCAGCGGGACTATTTTGACCCTGACGGCATTCTGTTCTCTGTTGTTGAAGAATCTCATCGTATTTCTGGAACTCTTGAGCATACAATTCAACTAATTGATTCTATTATTGATTCACCAGTTACTATTGTTAATACACCAATTGTGTTTAGTGAGACTTATCATGAAATAGAGAATCCGATGGGTATTTTGAAAGCAATCAAAGATGCTGAAGCATTCAAGTCTGGTACACCTGGTGCTGAAACTATTCCGCAAATTGCAAAGTATGGAGATCGAATTGATGTTATTCCAGGAAAGAAAGGTTTCAATGCATTTTCTAATACAGAATTGAAAGATTTACTTGAGAAGAAAGGAATAGAACGACTTGTAATAGCAGGCTGCGTGACCTCTCTTTGTGTGAATGCCACTGCACTTGCGGCTAAGGAAAATGGGTTTGAAGTAACGATCTTATCTGACTGTACTTCTGGTCGAACTCCAGTTGAACAAGATATGTTCTGTAAGGAAATTTTTCCATTATTTACTGATGTGATAGATCATAATCAATTCGCCAATGGAATTCTTCGTGATTCTGACTGA